The following proteins come from a genomic window of Natrinema saccharevitans:
- the lipA gene encoding lipoyl synthase, producing the protein MRRARKPDWLKSRPPSGQEFTGIRETLREYDLHTVCEEANCPNLGECWSGRSGPGGGSADGGTATFMLMGDRCSRACNFCDVETGGMEPLDPDEPENVADAIATIGLDYVVLTSVDRDDLPDQGAGHFAETIREIKARHPGILVEVLIPDFRGEKRLVRKIVDAEPDVIAHNVETVERLQYPVRDRRAGYEQSLSVLEQVDRESDIFTKTSIMLGHGEYDHEVYRTLADCRERGVDIVTLGQYLRPSRDHLAVRRYDHPHKYETWRRVAEEELGFLYCASGPMVRSSYKAGELFVDAVLAEGKSLEEARADARRSRPQQTEP; encoded by the coding sequence ATGCGTCGCGCGCGCAAGCCCGACTGGCTGAAGAGCCGCCCGCCGTCGGGTCAGGAGTTTACCGGTATTCGGGAGACGTTGCGCGAGTACGACCTCCATACCGTCTGCGAGGAGGCCAACTGTCCCAATCTGGGCGAGTGCTGGTCCGGTCGGTCGGGACCCGGCGGCGGGTCGGCGGACGGCGGAACGGCCACGTTCATGCTCATGGGCGATCGCTGCTCGCGCGCTTGCAACTTCTGTGACGTCGAGACCGGCGGCATGGAGCCGCTCGACCCAGACGAACCGGAAAACGTCGCCGACGCTATCGCCACGATCGGACTGGACTACGTCGTGTTGACCAGCGTCGACCGCGACGACCTCCCCGACCAGGGCGCGGGCCACTTCGCCGAGACGATCCGCGAGATCAAGGCCCGCCATCCCGGCATCCTCGTCGAAGTGCTGATCCCGGACTTTCGGGGTGAGAAACGGCTCGTCCGGAAGATCGTCGACGCCGAACCGGACGTGATCGCCCACAACGTCGAGACCGTCGAACGCCTGCAGTACCCCGTTCGGGACCGCCGCGCGGGCTACGAACAGAGCCTCTCGGTCCTGGAGCAGGTCGACCGCGAGTCCGACATCTTCACCAAGACATCGATCATGCTCGGCCACGGCGAGTACGACCACGAGGTCTATCGGACCCTCGCTGACTGTCGCGAACGCGGCGTCGACATCGTCACCCTGGGGCAGTACCTGCGGCCCTCGCGGGACCACCTCGCGGTCCGTCGCTACGACCATCCACACAAGTACGAGACGTGGCGACGCGTCGCCGAAGAAGAACTGGGGTTTCTCTACTGCGCCAGCGGCCCGATGGTCCGCTCGTCGTACAAGGCCGGCGAACTGTTCGTCGACGCCGTATTGGCCGAGGGCAAGAGCCTCGAGGAAGCGAGAGCCGACGCCCGCCGCTCGAGGCCCCAGCAAACGGAGCCCTGA